One part of the Deinococcus aquiradiocola genome encodes these proteins:
- a CDS encoding molybdopterin-dependent oxidoreductase, whose translation MTVPPSPTLPADGVYYRACNLCEAICGLQFTVQDGVVTDVRGDAQDPLSQGHICPKGTALPDLHADPDRLKRPLRRDGQTWVEMEWDAALDLVANELRRVRDTHGADAVAVYQGNPSVHNSGTLLSAGGFVKALDTRNRYSATSVDQLPHHRAALEMLGHPLLLPIPDVDRTQFLLMMGANPAASNGSIMTAPGMRRRLKDIRARGGRVVLIDPRRTESAELAEHHFIRPGTDAALLLALIHVIFEEGLDRPGRLSDFVDGLDDLRGAAAGFTPERVSARTGLAADVIRQLARDFARSESAVAYGRIGLSTQAFGGLCQWLLNALNVLTGNFDRQGGAMLPRPAFDLLMRARRGERPLGRFTSRVRGLPEFDGELPSAALAEEMDTPATDGGVQVRAFVSIAGNPVLSTPGGERLDAALAGLEFMVAVDPYLNETTRHAHVILPPAVGLEVEHYDAIFHHFAVRNTARLNAPIFPIDEGQRFDWQIFEGLRERLTGKKGSDPASRLALGLKHGPYALSVDDLRAAPHGLDFGPMTPCLPERLLTPDGRLHVAPAELLADLPRLEATLDAPVPDFVLIGRRQLRSNNSWMHNTPRLMRGADRCTLMLHPDDAARIGVTTGEQLSVHSRVGRVTVPAEVTDAVMPGVVSLPHGFGHGRNGARLEVAAQHPGVSYNDLADPLLLDELTGNAAVSGVPVTVQRAGTVALSAD comes from the coding sequence ATGACCGTACCCCCCTCCCCCACCCTGCCCGCCGACGGCGTGTACTACCGCGCCTGCAACCTCTGCGAGGCCATCTGCGGCCTGCAGTTCACCGTGCAGGACGGCGTGGTGACGGACGTGCGCGGCGACGCGCAGGACCCGCTGTCGCAGGGCCACATCTGTCCGAAAGGGACGGCCCTGCCGGACCTGCACGCCGACCCGGACCGCCTGAAACGCCCGCTGCGGCGGGACGGGCAGACGTGGGTGGAGATGGAGTGGGACGCCGCCCTGGACCTCGTGGCGAACGAACTGCGGCGCGTGCGGGACACGCACGGTGCGGACGCGGTCGCCGTGTACCAGGGGAACCCCAGCGTGCACAACAGCGGCACGCTGCTCAGCGCGGGCGGGTTCGTGAAGGCGCTCGACACCCGCAACCGCTACTCCGCGACGAGCGTGGACCAGCTGCCGCACCACCGCGCGGCCCTGGAGATGCTGGGGCACCCGCTGCTCCTGCCGATCCCGGACGTGGACCGCACGCAGTTCCTGCTGATGATGGGCGCGAACCCCGCCGCCAGCAACGGCAGCATCATGACGGCGCCCGGCATGCGCCGCCGCCTGAAGGACATCCGGGCGCGCGGCGGGCGCGTGGTCCTGATCGACCCGCGCCGCACCGAGAGTGCCGAACTGGCCGAGCATCACTTCATCCGGCCCGGCACGGACGCGGCCCTGCTGCTGGCCCTCATCCACGTGATCTTCGAGGAGGGCCTGGACCGCCCCGGACGACTCTCGGACTTCGTGGACGGCCTGGACGACCTGCGCGGCGCGGCCGCCGGGTTCACGCCGGAACGCGTGAGTGCCCGCACGGGCCTCGCGGCGGACGTGATCCGGCAGCTCGCGCGGGACTTCGCGCGGAGCGAGTCGGCCGTCGCGTACGGCCGCATCGGGCTGAGCACGCAGGCGTTCGGCGGGCTGTGCCAGTGGCTGCTGAACGCCCTGAACGTCCTGACCGGCAACTTCGACCGGCAGGGCGGCGCGATGCTGCCCCGCCCCGCCTTCGACCTGCTCATGCGCGCCCGCCGGGGCGAACGGCCCCTGGGACGCTTCACGTCCCGCGTGCGCGGCCTGCCGGAATTCGACGGGGAACTGCCGAGCGCGGCACTCGCCGAGGAGATGGACACGCCCGCCACGGACGGGGGCGTGCAGGTGCGGGCCTTCGTGAGCATCGCGGGCAACCCGGTGCTGAGCACGCCGGGCGGCGAACGCCTCGACGCGGCCCTGGCGGGCCTGGAGTTCATGGTGGCCGTCGACCCGTACCTGAACGAGACGACGCGGCACGCGCACGTCATCCTGCCGCCCGCCGTGGGCCTGGAAGTGGAGCACTACGACGCGATCTTCCATCACTTCGCGGTACGCAACACCGCCCGCCTCAACGCGCCGATCTTCCCGATCGACGAGGGGCAGCGTTTCGACTGGCAGATCTTCGAGGGCCTGCGGGAACGCCTGACCGGCAAGAAAGGCAGCGACCCCGCGTCCCGGCTCGCGCTGGGCCTGAAGCACGGCCCGTACGCCCTGAGCGTGGACGACCTGCGCGCCGCGCCGCACGGCCTGGATTTCGGCCCGATGACGCCCTGCCTGCCGGAACGCCTCCTGACGCCGGACGGTCGCCTGCACGTCGCGCCCGCCGAGCTGCTGGCGGACCTGCCGCGCCTGGAGGCGACGCTGGACGCGCCCGTGCCGGACTTCGTGCTGATCGGACGGCGGCAGCTGCGCAGCAACAACTCCTGGATGCACAACACGCCCCGCCTGATGCGCGGCGCGGACCGCTGCACCCTGATGCTGCACCCGGACGACGCCGCGCGCATCGGCGTGACGACCGGCGAGCAGCTGAGCGTGCACAGCCGCGTGGGCCGCGTGACGGTGCCCGCCGAGGTGACGGACGCCGTCATGCCGGGCGTGGTGAGCCTCCCGCACGGCTTCGGGCACGGGCGGAACGGCGCGCGCCTGGAGGTGGCGGCGCAGCACCCCGGCGTGAGCTACAACGACCTCGCCGACCCGCTGCTGCTGGACGAACTGACCGGGAATGCCGCCGTGAGCGGCGTGCCCGTCACCGTGCAGCGCGCCGGGACGGTCGCCCTCAGCGCCGACTGA